A window of Aeromicrobium sp. Root236 contains these coding sequences:
- a CDS encoding PPA1309 family protein: MQLMPDSPLRQAALEVESHVAAEGWDQPPRLFALVPTADLIAKEPGLADQLSDDPASMTPVEQELPGDRELEDLLTEIEWPDAVIGCAAVVERIMLPPEAEAALPDDPDELLAVVAAHPDRREVRLVAAVVRDGGAHSAVRAREPRDAELLEGPDLVPGLIEHLRRTLA; this comes from the coding sequence ATGCAGCTGATGCCGGACTCGCCGCTGCGCCAGGCCGCGCTCGAGGTCGAGTCGCACGTCGCCGCCGAGGGCTGGGACCAGCCGCCGCGGCTGTTCGCCCTCGTGCCGACCGCCGACCTCATCGCCAAGGAGCCGGGACTCGCCGACCAGCTGTCGGACGACCCGGCGAGCATGACGCCGGTCGAGCAGGAGCTGCCGGGCGACCGCGAGCTGGAGGACCTGCTCACCGAGATCGAGTGGCCCGATGCCGTCATCGGCTGCGCTGCTGTCGTCGAGCGCATCATGCTGCCGCCCGAGGCTGAAGCCGCCCTGCCCGACGACCCGGACGAGCTGCTCGCCGTCGTCGCGGCCCACCCCGATCGCCGCGAGGTGCGGCTCGTCGCCGCCGTCGTCCGTGACGGCGGGGCGCACAGCGCCGTACGCGCCAGAGAACCCCGTGATGCCGAGCTGCTGGAGGGTCCCGACCTCGTGCCGGGACTGATCGAACACCTCCGCCGCACTCTGGCATAG
- a CDS encoding UPF0182 family protein, whose product MSDIFGTPRPRREPRRGPDRRQRVLVPTLITLALLLFLGSIFTSVWTDRLWFKSVGYSDVFRSVLFTRVALFLILGLIFGLFVIGNLYVAYRTRPDAAPMRRDDPAYRYRLALTPLLRPIAIGFGLVLTGFAGSVAAAHWDTYKMWRNSTSFGTKDAQFHKDASFYVFEYPWWRFLTSYSFALIVITVLAVLFLNYVYGGIRIAGRGPKLTRAAQVHLSVLVGLGVLLRAVSYYLDRFGQVIASGGLVDGVTYTDDHARIPAKNILIAVAIVCALLFFAAIFIRSWALPAIGLGLLALTSILIGAIWPAVMQGFQVKPSEPDKEAPYIARNIAATREAYDVADVQVETYTAKTTLTPAELAASAESRVSTRLLDPTLISDAFEQLQQVRGYYAVPTTLDVDRYRIGADQQPQDVIIAARELKLSGLQQSQRNWTNDHTVYTHGYGIVAARGNQRGPNGEPVFVAKDIPQTGEIETTTPPRIYFGEQSPSYSIVGRPKGATPIEVDTPRGGTATNKATKANATQNTYDGKGGVPIGNAFNKLLYAFKFAEPNIFLSNRVNSESKILYDREPRDRVKKVAPWLTVDGDSYPAVVNGRVVWIVDGYTTSNSYPYSEHRSLREATADTLTTSNSQTALPTDQVNYMRNSVKAVVDAYDGTVKLYQWDTKDPVLKTWMKVFPDVVEPKSKISNGLLEHLRYPVDLFKVQRDVLQRYHVTDPQAFYNDDQRWKVPEDPTAPTGSNALQPPYYLSTARPGEDTPKFSVTSVYLPNSRQNLASFVSVNSEATDTENYGKMQILQLSSGSQIDGPSQIANKLQTDNGVTQALLPFKQAGTDIQYGNLLTVPVGGGLLYVQPVYIKRQAAEGTYPVLQYVLASFGTDVGFGKTLDEALRVALGLEEGSTPDDPGTTTPTPEDNTPGSTTAAALLDDAAKLYDEAQKALKDGDLATYQSKINQMGQKIEDAQQAVKDEGAKKK is encoded by the coding sequence GTGAGCGACATCTTCGGAACCCCCCGCCCTCGCCGGGAGCCTCGGCGCGGTCCTGACCGTCGCCAGCGCGTGCTGGTTCCCACGCTCATCACGCTGGCCCTGCTGCTGTTCCTGGGCTCGATCTTCACGAGCGTGTGGACCGATCGTCTGTGGTTCAAGTCGGTCGGCTACAGCGACGTGTTCCGCAGCGTGCTGTTCACGCGGGTCGCGCTGTTCCTCATCCTGGGCCTGATCTTCGGGCTGTTCGTGATCGGCAACCTCTACGTCGCCTATCGCACGCGTCCCGACGCGGCGCCGATGCGCCGCGACGACCCGGCCTATCGCTACCGCCTCGCGCTGACCCCGCTGCTGCGCCCCATCGCGATCGGTTTCGGCCTCGTGCTCACCGGCTTCGCGGGTTCTGTCGCCGCAGCCCACTGGGACACCTACAAGATGTGGCGCAACAGCACGTCGTTCGGCACCAAGGACGCGCAGTTCCACAAGGACGCCAGCTTCTACGTCTTCGAGTACCCGTGGTGGCGGTTCCTGACGTCGTACTCCTTCGCGCTGATCGTCATCACGGTCCTGGCGGTGCTGTTCCTCAACTACGTCTACGGCGGCATCCGCATCGCCGGCCGTGGCCCCAAGCTGACCCGTGCCGCTCAGGTGCACCTCTCGGTCCTCGTCGGACTCGGCGTGCTGCTGCGCGCGGTGTCCTACTACCTCGACCGTTTCGGCCAGGTGATCGCGTCGGGCGGGCTGGTCGACGGCGTCACCTACACCGACGACCACGCGCGCATCCCGGCCAAGAACATCCTCATCGCCGTCGCGATCGTGTGCGCGCTGCTGTTCTTCGCCGCGATCTTCATCCGCTCGTGGGCGCTCCCCGCGATCGGCCTGGGCCTCCTCGCGCTGACGTCGATCCTGATCGGCGCGATCTGGCCGGCCGTCATGCAGGGCTTCCAGGTCAAGCCCTCGGAGCCCGACAAGGAAGCGCCCTACATCGCCCGAAACATCGCGGCGACCCGCGAGGCGTACGACGTGGCCGACGTCCAGGTGGAGACCTATACCGCCAAGACCACGCTCACCCCGGCCGAGCTCGCCGCATCGGCGGAGTCGCGGGTCAGCACCCGGCTCCTCGACCCGACGCTGATCTCGGACGCGTTCGAGCAGCTGCAGCAGGTCCGCGGCTACTACGCCGTGCCGACGACACTCGACGTCGATCGCTACCGCATCGGTGCCGACCAGCAGCCGCAGGACGTCATCATCGCGGCGCGCGAGCTCAAGCTCTCGGGTCTCCAGCAGAGCCAGCGCAACTGGACCAACGACCACACGGTCTACACGCACGGCTACGGCATCGTGGCTGCGCGCGGCAACCAGCGCGGTCCCAACGGCGAGCCGGTGTTCGTCGCCAAGGACATCCCGCAGACCGGTGAGATCGAGACCACGACCCCGCCGCGCATCTACTTCGGCGAGCAGTCCCCGAGCTACTCGATCGTCGGCCGCCCCAAGGGCGCCACACCGATCGAGGTCGACACCCCGCGCGGCGGCACGGCGACCAACAAGGCGACCAAGGCCAACGCGACCCAGAACACGTACGACGGCAAGGGCGGTGTGCCGATCGGCAACGCGTTCAACAAGCTGCTGTACGCCTTCAAGTTCGCCGAGCCCAACATCTTCCTGTCCAACCGCGTCAACTCCGAGTCCAAGATCCTCTACGACCGCGAGCCGCGTGACCGGGTCAAGAAGGTCGCGCCGTGGTTGACGGTCGACGGCGACTCCTACCCGGCCGTCGTCAACGGCCGCGTGGTCTGGATCGTCGACGGCTACACGACCAGCAACTCGTACCCCTACTCCGAGCACCGTTCGCTGCGCGAGGCCACGGCCGACACGCTCACGACCAGCAACTCGCAGACCGCGTTGCCGACCGACCAGGTCAACTACATGCGCAACTCGGTCAAGGCGGTCGTCGATGCGTACGACGGCACGGTCAAGCTCTACCAGTGGGACACCAAGGATCCCGTCCTCAAGACGTGGATGAAGGTGTTCCCCGACGTGGTGGAGCCCAAGAGCAAGATCAGCAACGGGCTGCTCGAGCACCTGCGCTACCCGGTCGACCTGTTCAAGGTGCAGCGCGACGTGCTGCAGCGCTACCACGTGACCGACCCGCAGGCGTTCTACAACGACGACCAGCGCTGGAAGGTGCCCGAGGACCCGACGGCCCCGACCGGGTCCAACGCCCTGCAGCCGCCCTACTACCTGTCGACCGCGCGGCCCGGCGAGGACACCCCGAAGTTCTCGGTGACCAGCGTCTACCTGCCCAACAGCCGGCAGAACCTCGCGTCGTTCGTGTCCGTCAACTCCGAGGCGACCGACACCGAGAACTACGGCAAGATGCAGATCCTGCAGCTGTCGAGCGGCAGCCAGATCGACGGTCCGAGCCAGATCGCCAACAAGCTGCAGACCGACAACGGGGTGACCCAGGCCCTGTTGCCGTTCAAGCAGGCCGGCACCGACATCCAGTACGGCAACCTGTTGACCGTCCCGGTCGGCGGCGGACTGCTCTACGTCCAACCGGTCTACATCAAGCGGCAGGCGGCCGAGGGCACCTACCCGGTGCTCCAGTACGTCCTCGCGTCGTTCGGCACCGATGTCGGTTTCGGCAAGACGCTCGACGAGGCGTTGCGCGTCGCACTGGGCCTCGAGGAGGGGTCGACGCCGGACGACCCGGGCACGACGACGCCCACGCCCGAGGACAACACCCCGGGATCGACGACGGCCGCGGCGCTGCTCGACGACGCGGCGAAGCTCTACGACGAGGCCCAGAAGGCGCTCAAGGACGGCGACCTCGCGACGTACCAGTCCAAGATCAACCAGATGGGCCAGAAGATCGAGGACGCCCAGCAGGCCGTCAAGGACGAGGGCGCCAAGAAGAAGTAG
- a CDS encoding FMN-dependent NADH-azoreductase, producing the protein MNLLHLDASARPQSVSRELGAEFAAAYRESDPTTSYVHRDLSRDPVPHIDAAWTEICDTLMCEGITDLHRLHEGARTPAQLKAWSVVQPLLDEVIAADVILIGTPMYNFSVPSALKAWIDQVTFPRMSLADRRLVVVGARGGDYRPGAPRAPFDHQVSYLRDFFAGHFAVSDATFIVAELANARVDPHLRERLAEHEQSVAETIEAARDVARVMAGGRP; encoded by the coding sequence ATGAACCTGCTCCACCTCGATGCGAGCGCGCGCCCCCAGTCCGTCTCCCGGGAGCTGGGCGCCGAGTTCGCCGCTGCGTACCGGGAGTCCGACCCGACCACGTCGTACGTCCACCGCGACCTCTCGCGGGATCCCGTGCCGCACATCGACGCCGCGTGGACCGAGATCTGCGACACGTTAATGTGCGAGGGCATCACCGACCTTCATCGCCTCCACGAGGGGGCGCGTACGCCCGCACAGCTCAAGGCGTGGTCGGTGGTGCAGCCGTTGCTCGATGAGGTCATCGCCGCTGACGTCATCCTCATCGGAACCCCGATGTACAACTTCTCCGTCCCGTCGGCCCTCAAGGCGTGGATCGACCAGGTCACCTTTCCAAGGATGTCGCTCGCCGACCGGAGGCTCGTGGTGGTGGGGGCCCGCGGCGGTGACTATCGACCCGGCGCGCCGCGCGCCCCGTTCGACCACCAGGTGTCCTACCTGCGCGACTTCTTCGCCGGGCACTTCGCGGTCAGCGATGCCACGTTCATCGTCGCCGAGCTGGCCAACGCGCGCGTGGATCCGCACCTGCGCGAGCGATTGGCCGAGCACGAGCAGTCGGTGGCGGAGACGATCGAGGCGGCTCGCGACGTCGCGCGAGTCATGGCTGGTGGGCGACCGTGA
- a CDS encoding molybdenum cofactor biosynthesis protein MoaE, with protein MTAVRLLDIRDAPLSLDEVYAAVTDPAAGGICVFIGTVRDHDEGHEVSALGYSSHPTALARLRDVAERIATECDVVGLAGVHRVGDLAIGDLAVVVAASAAHRAQAFEACRRLIDELKTDVPVWKHQTYTSGDAAWVGSPDAPAAGPPVAGTD; from the coding sequence ATGACTGCCGTACGCCTCCTCGACATCCGCGACGCACCGCTGAGCCTCGACGAGGTGTACGCCGCGGTGACCGATCCGGCGGCGGGCGGCATCTGCGTGTTCATCGGCACGGTGCGCGACCACGACGAAGGCCATGAGGTCTCGGCACTCGGCTACTCGTCCCATCCGACGGCGCTCGCCAGGCTGCGTGACGTCGCCGAGCGCATCGCCACCGAGTGCGACGTCGTGGGCCTCGCCGGCGTGCATCGGGTCGGCGACCTGGCGATCGGTGACCTCGCGGTCGTCGTCGCGGCGTCGGCGGCCCACCGCGCCCAGGCGTTCGAGGCGTGCCGCAGGCTGATCGACGAGCTCAAGACCGACGTGCCGGTGTGGAAGCACCAGACGTACACGTCCGGCGACGCCGCATGGGTGGGCTCGCCGGACGCCCCGGCCGCAGGCCCGCCGGTTGCCGGGACTGACTAG
- a CDS encoding MMPL family transporter: MTTDLRAPDHSGADPRPKRSRTKTLLPWLMVAVWVGLVVGGLSLAGKLDSVTRDGQADYLPASAQSTKVLQAEADLPGGENGLLVVVSERPGGLRPGDRDAVVRGQSALADRFGADAGAPSEIVRSDDGTALMYTLSLEGDAVAEEADATTDARQVLADQPDGLDVYVTGPTALGADMDEVFDAVDSRLLLATAVVVALLLILTYRSPLLWLVPLASVGVAAITSMGAVYALTQVFGFTITSMSSALLIVLVFGAGTDYALLLVSRYREELHRHERAIDAMLAALRAAGPAILASAATVVAGLLCLLAADLNSISSLGPVGAAGIGAALLVMLTLFPALLVLLGRRIFWPFVPRLGADVRVSASRWARLGELVARRRLVGWVVPLVVLCGLALGTVGVNSALPQLDQFARSTPESVTGAKLIDARYPDQGGQPLTVMSRPDHSRDVLAAVERTPGVDSAKIGRASDDWVEISATPVNSPESAGETATIKQLRTNLREVAGGDALVGGPSAEKLDEAETNQSDRNLVMPLILLVVLAILGLLLRAVVAPLVLVATVVVSYFGALGLCNLIFDHVLGFAGLESSVPLIGFLFLVALGVDYNIFLMTRVREEAVRHGTVEGTKHGLATTGGVITSAGVVLAATFAVLASLPLVMLVEIGILVAVGVLIDTLLVRSVVVPALTMSLSSRIWWPSKLWRAEQDRADDRG, from the coding sequence ATGACCACTGACCTGAGAGCACCGGACCACAGCGGTGCCGATCCAAGACCGAAGAGATCCCGTACCAAGACCCTGCTGCCCTGGCTGATGGTGGCCGTGTGGGTCGGGCTGGTGGTGGGCGGTCTCTCGCTCGCCGGCAAGCTCGACTCCGTGACCCGCGATGGCCAGGCCGACTACCTGCCGGCCAGCGCCCAGTCGACCAAGGTGCTCCAGGCCGAGGCCGATCTCCCCGGCGGCGAGAACGGCCTGCTGGTGGTCGTGTCCGAACGACCCGGGGGCCTCCGACCGGGCGACCGGGACGCGGTCGTACGTGGTCAGTCCGCGCTGGCGGATCGTTTCGGCGCCGATGCCGGCGCACCGTCCGAGATCGTTCGGTCCGACGACGGGACGGCCCTGATGTACACGCTGTCGCTCGAGGGTGATGCGGTCGCCGAGGAGGCCGACGCCACCACTGACGCGCGTCAGGTGCTCGCCGACCAGCCCGACGGTCTGGACGTGTACGTCACCGGTCCGACCGCACTCGGGGCCGACATGGACGAGGTCTTCGACGCCGTGGACTCGAGACTGCTGCTCGCCACGGCCGTCGTGGTCGCGCTCCTGCTGATCCTGACGTACCGCAGCCCGCTGCTGTGGCTGGTCCCACTCGCCTCGGTCGGGGTCGCGGCGATCACGTCGATGGGTGCCGTCTACGCACTGACACAAGTCTTCGGTTTCACCATCACGAGCATGAGCTCGGCGCTGCTGATCGTCCTGGTCTTCGGCGCGGGCACCGACTACGCCTTGCTCCTCGTGTCTCGCTACCGAGAAGAGCTGCACCGCCACGAGCGAGCGATCGACGCCATGCTGGCGGCACTGCGCGCCGCAGGTCCGGCCATCCTCGCGTCCGCGGCGACCGTGGTCGCCGGCCTGTTGTGCCTGCTGGCCGCAGACCTCAACAGCATCAGCAGTCTCGGACCGGTCGGTGCCGCGGGCATCGGGGCCGCATTGCTCGTCATGCTGACGCTCTTCCCGGCCCTGCTGGTGTTGCTCGGCCGCCGCATCTTCTGGCCGTTCGTGCCGCGACTCGGTGCTGATGTACGCGTCTCCGCGTCGCGATGGGCTCGGCTCGGCGAGCTGGTCGCCCGTCGCCGCCTCGTCGGCTGGGTCGTGCCGCTGGTGGTCCTGTGCGGTCTCGCGCTGGGCACCGTTGGCGTCAACAGCGCCCTTCCCCAGCTCGACCAGTTCGCCCGTTCGACACCCGAGTCGGTGACCGGGGCGAAGCTGATCGACGCGCGCTACCCCGATCAGGGCGGTCAGCCGCTGACCGTGATGAGCCGTCCGGACCACAGCCGTGACGTCCTGGCGGCCGTCGAACGTACGCCAGGGGTGGACAGCGCCAAGATCGGCCGGGCCAGCGACGACTGGGTGGAGATCTCGGCGACCCCGGTCAACTCGCCAGAGAGCGCGGGTGAGACGGCAACGATCAAGCAACTTCGGACGAACCTACGAGAGGTCGCGGGTGGGGACGCGCTGGTGGGCGGTCCGAGTGCCGAGAAGCTCGACGAGGCCGAGACCAACCAGAGCGACCGCAATCTGGTGATGCCACTGATCCTGCTGGTCGTGCTCGCCATCCTCGGGTTGCTGCTACGGGCCGTCGTGGCTCCGCTGGTGCTGGTCGCCACCGTCGTGGTGTCGTACTTCGGAGCCCTTGGACTGTGCAACCTGATCTTCGACCACGTGCTCGGGTTCGCGGGGCTGGAGTCGTCAGTGCCCCTGATCGGGTTCCTCTTCCTGGTCGCGCTCGGTGTCGACTACAACATCTTCTTGATGACCCGGGTGCGGGAGGAGGCCGTCCGGCACGGCACTGTCGAGGGCACGAAGCATGGTCTCGCGACGACCGGTGGCGTGATCACCTCGGCAGGCGTCGTGCTGGCGGCGACGTTCGCGGTGCTCGCCTCGCTGCCGCTCGTCATGCTCGTCGAGATCGGGATCCTGGTGGCTGTCGGGGTGCTCATCGACACCTTGCTGGTGCGGTCCGTCGTGGTTCCAGCGCTGACGATGTCGCTGAGTTCGCGGATATGGTGGCCCAGCAAGCTCTGGCGTGCAGAACAGGACCGGGCCGATGACCGTGGGTGA
- a CDS encoding response regulator transcription factor: protein MIRVLLADDQALVRGAFALLVSSAADMEVVGEAGTGDEAVALFRDLRPDVVLMDIRMPHTDGIEATRQIVADDGSSGSKVLILTTFETDANVMQGLRAGACGFLPKDTRPDALLDAIRTVATGASLLSPGATKAVITRALSRPDATAPERLASLTAREREVLLLVAAGRSNQEIADELVLSPLTAKTHVGRILAKLGARDRVQLVIAAYEAGLL, encoded by the coding sequence GTGATCAGGGTCCTGCTCGCCGACGACCAGGCCCTGGTGCGCGGGGCGTTCGCCTTGCTGGTCAGCTCCGCTGCTGACATGGAGGTTGTCGGGGAGGCGGGGACCGGCGACGAGGCGGTGGCGCTGTTCCGGGACCTGCGCCCCGACGTCGTCCTGATGGACATCAGGATGCCCCACACCGACGGCATCGAGGCCACACGGCAGATCGTCGCCGACGACGGATCAAGCGGCAGCAAGGTGCTGATCCTGACCACGTTCGAGACAGACGCCAACGTGATGCAGGGTCTTCGCGCGGGTGCATGTGGGTTCCTGCCCAAGGACACCCGCCCGGACGCCCTGCTGGACGCCATCCGCACGGTCGCGACTGGGGCATCGCTGCTGTCGCCCGGCGCGACCAAGGCGGTCATCACCCGAGCGCTGAGCCGCCCGGACGCGACGGCGCCCGAAAGGCTGGCAAGCCTGACGGCACGGGAACGCGAGGTGCTGCTCCTTGTCGCCGCGGGTCGAAGCAACCAGGAGATCGCCGACGAGCTGGTCCTCAGTCCGCTGACCGCCAAGACTCATGTGGGCCGCATCCTCGCGAAGCTGGGCGCGCGCGACCGCGTCCAGCTCGTGATCGCCGCCTACGAAGCCGGACTGCTCTGA
- a CDS encoding sensor histidine kinase encodes MMVLRPPAADWLLAAGSFVLGIVVALTLESVDFDGERRVDLLAIVLLAAMSVPLLARRRWPIPALLAVLAVSIPYHLLDFPHEATMPASLVAAFTVARYSEPQRRAVAVLVAVAAATVPVVADEASGAPDDALLGVGWLFMAFFAGLAVRFYQNWTAAVTARLELERADEVERRVSEERVVIARELHDVLAHGLTVANVQASVAAHLIDQLPQNDDASLGELSKTLHDLSDTSRATLHELRAVLDVLHRGDAEPTEPAPHLGELQRLVEMAEATDLRVDVEADGVPGDVPAAVSVVAYRIIQESLTNVVRHSMAKQATVRLDQDDDRLRIGVLDHGPARTSSAVTSPGFGIVGMTGRAQAVGGELSAGPVESGGFEVWANLPLPGAWREPS; translated from the coding sequence ATGATGGTGCTCCGTCCGCCGGCGGCCGATTGGCTGCTGGCGGCGGGGTCGTTCGTGCTCGGCATCGTCGTCGCGCTGACGCTGGAGTCGGTCGACTTCGACGGCGAGCGACGCGTGGATCTGTTGGCCATCGTGCTCCTTGCCGCGATGTCAGTGCCGCTGCTGGCACGGCGGCGCTGGCCGATCCCCGCCCTTCTTGCGGTCCTGGCCGTGTCGATTCCGTACCACCTCCTCGACTTTCCCCACGAGGCCACGATGCCCGCCTCGCTGGTGGCGGCATTCACGGTGGCGCGCTACAGCGAGCCGCAGCGGCGGGCCGTCGCCGTCCTGGTGGCGGTGGCGGCGGCCACTGTTCCCGTCGTGGCCGACGAGGCGTCGGGAGCACCCGACGACGCCCTTCTCGGCGTCGGCTGGCTGTTCATGGCCTTCTTCGCCGGGCTGGCGGTCCGCTTCTACCAGAACTGGACAGCTGCCGTCACCGCGCGGCTCGAGCTGGAGCGCGCCGACGAGGTCGAGCGACGAGTCTCCGAGGAGCGGGTCGTGATCGCTCGGGAGCTGCACGACGTCCTGGCGCACGGACTCACGGTCGCGAACGTCCAGGCGTCGGTCGCTGCGCACCTGATCGACCAGCTGCCGCAGAACGACGATGCGTCCCTGGGTGAGCTGTCCAAGACCCTGCACGACCTGTCGGACACGAGCCGGGCCACCCTCCATGAGCTGCGCGCGGTTCTGGACGTGCTGCACCGAGGCGATGCCGAGCCGACCGAGCCGGCGCCCCACCTCGGCGAGCTGCAGCGTCTCGTGGAGATGGCGGAGGCGACCGACCTCCGGGTCGACGTGGAGGCCGACGGCGTGCCGGGAGACGTACCGGCCGCGGTGTCCGTCGTGGCCTATCGGATCATCCAGGAGTCGCTCACCAACGTCGTTCGACACTCGATGGCCAAGCAGGCGACGGTCCGCCTCGACCAAGACGACGACCGCCTCCGGATCGGGGTCCTCGATCACGGCCCCGCGCGCACGAGCTCGGCCGTGACGTCACCGGGCTTCGGCATCGTCGGGATGACAGGGCGGGCGCAGGCCGTCGGCGGTGAGCTGTCCGCCGGGCCGGTGGAATCCGGAGGATTCGAAGTTTGGGCCAACCTGCCGTTGCCGGGGGCCTGGCGGGAGCCGTCGTGA
- a CDS encoding PDZ domain-containing protein: MSDPSKLSARYTTLVVAAISLIVLTCVAFIVPVPYVELRPGPVRDTLSTVKGGQPMFTFGAKVKTYPTTGSLYFTTVRVPPPDAKMSLAAALTAYVQSDHAVIPKDLIYPENETAEQSDAESAAQMTGSQDSSRVAALRAAGYKITGRPSVVQVVKGGAAFGKLVVGDVFLDVDGKKVSNPDQVVKAVGTHKPGEAVRLTVERRKKPVNVSIVTRADPKDKSVPRVGISIGVTYDGPDVNNNVGTDVGGPSAGTMFALAIYDKLTPGSLTGGKKVAGTGEITPDGTVAPIGGIRQKMAGAAKAQVTIFLVPAANCAEAADGDDHGLKLVKISNLKGAISSLEALAKNPDAKVPSCS, translated from the coding sequence GTGTCCGACCCGTCGAAGCTGAGCGCGCGCTACACGACGCTGGTCGTGGCGGCGATCTCCCTGATCGTGCTGACGTGCGTGGCGTTCATCGTGCCGGTGCCGTACGTCGAGCTCAGGCCCGGACCCGTGCGCGACACGTTGAGCACGGTCAAGGGTGGCCAGCCGATGTTCACGTTCGGCGCCAAGGTCAAGACCTATCCGACGACGGGATCGCTCTACTTCACCACGGTGCGGGTGCCCCCGCCGGACGCGAAGATGTCGCTCGCCGCGGCCCTCACCGCATACGTCCAGTCCGACCACGCCGTGATCCCCAAGGACCTGATCTACCCCGAGAACGAGACCGCCGAGCAGTCGGATGCCGAGTCCGCCGCCCAGATGACCGGCTCCCAGGACTCCTCACGGGTGGCCGCGCTGCGAGCCGCCGGCTACAAGATCACCGGTCGGCCCTCAGTCGTCCAGGTCGTCAAGGGCGGTGCCGCCTTCGGCAAGCTCGTGGTCGGTGACGTGTTCCTCGACGTCGACGGCAAGAAGGTCTCGAACCCCGACCAGGTCGTCAAGGCCGTCGGCACGCACAAGCCCGGCGAGGCCGTACGCCTGACCGTCGAGCGCCGCAAGAAGCCCGTGAACGTGTCGATCGTGACCCGCGCGGACCCCAAGGACAAGTCGGTCCCGCGCGTCGGCATCTCGATCGGCGTCACGTACGACGGGCCCGACGTCAACAACAACGTCGGCACCGACGTCGGCGGGCCCAGCGCCGGCACGATGTTCGCCCTCGCGATCTACGACAAGCTGACGCCCGGCTCGCTCACCGGCGGCAAGAAGGTCGCCGGCACGGGTGAGATCACCCCGGACGGCACGGTCGCTCCCATCGGGGGGATCCGGCAGAAGATGGCCGGTGCCGCCAAGGCGCAGGTGACGATCTTCCTGGTCCCCGCAGCCAACTGCGCCGAGGCCGCCGATGGCGACGACCACGGGCTCAAGCTCGTCAAGATCTCGAACCTCAAGGGCGCCATCTCGTCGCTCGAGGCGCTCGCCAAGAACCCCGACGCCAAGGTGCCGTCATGCAGCTGA
- a CDS encoding TetR/AcrR family transcriptional regulator yields MPTSPDVPRADEPPPLRVDAQRNRARVLAAAEALFAERDPRTVTMEDVARRAEVGKGTLYRRFPSIGELAEALLDEHERVLQGRIISGPPPLGPGSPPAERLAAFYDGMVALLEQHAHLVLGSEIGGARFTTGAFRFWRLHVSNLVDEAGVEDPFLPDAILAPLAPDVFLHARAAGLTAEQIAESLRSVAARLLG; encoded by the coding sequence GTGCCCACATCTCCCGACGTTCCCCGCGCCGACGAGCCCCCGCCCCTGCGCGTCGACGCACAGCGCAACCGCGCGCGCGTCCTCGCGGCGGCCGAAGCCCTGTTCGCGGAGCGGGATCCTCGAACCGTCACGATGGAGGACGTCGCCCGTCGCGCGGAGGTCGGCAAGGGGACGCTCTATCGCCGCTTCCCCTCGATCGGCGAGCTGGCCGAAGCGCTCCTCGATGAGCACGAACGAGTCCTCCAGGGCCGCATCATCAGCGGTCCACCGCCGCTGGGCCCGGGCTCGCCGCCCGCCGAACGGCTGGCGGCGTTCTACGACGGCATGGTCGCCCTCCTCGAGCAGCACGCCCACCTCGTCCTCGGCTCAGAGATCGGGGGGGCTCGCTTCACCACGGGTGCGTTCCGGTTCTGGCGCCTGCACGTGTCGAACCTCGTCGATGAAGCCGGCGTGGAGGACCCTTTCCTCCCTGACGCGATCCTCGCGCCTCTGGCGCCCGACGTGTTCCTCCACGCCAGGGCCGCCGGGCTCACCGCCGAGCAGATCGCCGAGTCGCTCCGGAGCGTGGCGGCGCGACTGCTGGGGTAG